The Pseudomonas sp. IAC-BECa141 genome contains the following window.
CAGACGGGTCACGCTGCCGCCGCGATAGCGGGTGATGTGGTTCCAGATGACTTCCACACCGCTTTTCGGAATCGGGAACGGAACGGCGGTATCGAAGTTTTCCAGGCCGTTGCCACCCGACACCAGGGTCGTGGTGGTGGCGTTCTTCTTGATGGCGGCGAATACCTCATCCGGCACGGTGGCACCACGATGAGACGGGTAGACCGGCATCTTGAAGGTGTCAGGGTAACGCTGGAACATCGCGTACTGACCCGGCGCAAGCTTGGCCTTGTACTGATCGACGTTCTGCTTGGTGATGGTGAAGAGCGGCTTTTCACTGGCGTACGGGTCGGACAGGAAGCCTTTGCTGTCGACGGTGCCGGCATTCTTCGGCATCGGTTTCCAGGCCGGGATCGAGCCGTCCGCGTTACCGGCCATTTCGGCGCCCATCGGGGTCAGGCTCTTGCCCAGCTTGTCCGCTTCGGCGGCAGGCACCGCCGCCATGACGCCGGTCGCCAGCAGCGACAGGCCCAGAACACCGGCGTGGAACAGACTTTTTGTTATTTTCATAAATTCGTTCGTCCTGAAAATGCAGTGCTTAGAAGTTCACGCCGAGGCTGAGCGCCACGAAATCGCGGTCATCCACGGTGCTGTACTTGCCGTCGAAGAAGTTGGTGTAGGCCAGGCTCGCGGTGTAGGTGTTCTGGTACTCGGCATCGACACCCAGGCTGACAGCCTTGCGACCTTCCTCGAAGTTGCCGCCAGGGCCTGGCGAGTAGCCGCTGACGTCGTGGGACCAGGCCACGTTCGGCTTGAGGTTCACGCCGGCGAACACATCGTTGTATTCCCAGATCGCACGACCGCGATAACCCCAGGACATCGACGTGGTGAAACCGTCATTGTCGCAATTGCGACTACGGTTGTTCTGCGGTGAGCCAGGTCCGGCGCCATTGATGGTGCCGTTGTTGAGGATGTTGACGCAGGTGTTGGTGGTACCGGTGGCTGGCAATTCGCCCGGGCCGAAGACCGGATCACGGCCATAGCGCTTGTCGGACCGGCTTTCCAGACCGCCCACGTAAGTCATGCCCACCTCACCCACCAGGGTCAGACGGCTAGCGCCCATGACCTGATCGAAGAAGTGCGTGAAGGTGGTTTGCAGTTGAGTGATTTCCTTGCGCTCGTAGCCATGCAGATCCTGGCCTGGCACACCGTTGAGCAGCGAAGCGTTGGCATACGGGCCGCCCAATGGACGCACACCGGCGAACAGGATGTCGGTGGAGTTCAGTTGTACCGGCGCATTCGGGCGATAGCTGATCTCACCGCTCCACGCCGTACCGGTAGGCAGGGTGGTGGAGAAGCTCAGACCGTAGAGGCGGATGTCCTCTGGGTATTCGACGAAGTACTTCGAATTGCCGGCGACCAGCAGAGGCCCGAGCGCCTGGAACGGACCTGGCAATGCGGCCACGCCGTTGTAGACCGATTGCGGCGCGCCAGTGGCACTGAAGATCGGCGCACGGCTGTGGTAGTTCATGAAGTAGGCACCGAACTCGGTGTCCAGCGGTTCGAACATGTACTTGAGGGACGCGCCCCACTGGCCGCTGTCGCGCGCATCGCGATCGGCGCCGCGCG
Protein-coding sequences here:
- a CDS encoding DUF1302 domain-containing protein, which codes for MTSVNQFWRRAKLPLAVSLASSLAGPAFGVSFNVGEIEGQFDSSLSIGASWSTQSPNKNLIGVNNGGHGLSQTSDDGHANFKSGETFSKIFKGIHDLELKYGDTGVFVRGKYWYDFELKDESREFKDISDSNRKEGAKSAGGQILDAFVYHNYAIADQPGSVRLGKQVVSWGESTFIGGGINSINPIDVSAFRRPGAEIKEGLIPVNMFYVSQSLTDNLSAEAFYQLEWDQTVVDNCGTFFSQPDIIADGCTDNLRVLNKRSQIPAIALGPLAANGVNVNEEGVLVPRGADRDARDSGQWGASLKYMFEPLDTEFGAYFMNYHSRAPIFSATGAPQSVYNGVAALPGPFQALGPLLVAGNSKYFVEYPEDIRLYGLSFSTTLPTGTAWSGEISYRPNAPVQLNSTDILFAGVRPLGGPYANASLLNGVPGQDLHGYERKEITQLQTTFTHFFDQVMGASRLTLVGEVGMTYVGGLESRSDKRYGRDPVFGPGELPATGTTNTCVNILNNGTINGAGPGSPQNNRSRNCDNDGFTTSMSWGYRGRAIWEYNDVFAGVNLKPNVAWSHDVSGYSPGPGGNFEEGRKAVSLGVDAEYQNTYTASLAYTNFFDGKYSTVDDRDFVALSLGVNF